A single genomic interval of Bacteroidota bacterium harbors:
- a CDS encoding NAD(P)H-dependent oxidoreductase subunit E yields the protein MSKNISELSGRKGLKKNLFEEIGTLAKETGTPSEEALSKLATEFIIGDANVYGTATFYDFLRPDNKGKKVYICNGSACLAAGTQEHVKNEVHKHFDAAEVGTMCCLGRCHENSAFHYDGKNYSGYAISKLAEIKNSKKALGDKYHVEAVGKAVLTGPLPGVNEYYQLLGKILSAPSGNLLNEIKESGLRGRGGAGFPIGMKLESCRNTPGETKFIVCNADEGDPGAYSDRYILEVQPHRLLLGMMIAGFVTGAEYGVVYIRAEYPESIKICQSAIDEIRAAGYLGKNILGSTFNFDFKIIAAQGAYICGEETALLSSIEGQRPEVRVRPPYPTQQGLFNKPTVVNNVETLAVLPFIAEHGGKAYAATGRGRSTGTKLVCLDSSFTRPGIYEVEMGTPLNFVIDNLGKGFKRKVKALHIGGPLGGLVPVSKFKDLTVDFESFSQNGFLLGHASVIGIPEEFPMIDYLEHLFEFCAHESCGKCFPCRLGSTRGFELVRKARISSYKIDEELFQDLIDTMETASLCALGGGLPLPIKNALVYFKEELSPYFTK from the coding sequence ATGTCAAAAAATATCAGTGAATTGTCCGGTAGAAAGGGATTGAAGAAAAATCTCTTCGAGGAAATTGGAACACTTGCCAAAGAAACGGGCACACCTTCTGAGGAAGCATTGTCGAAGCTTGCCACCGAATTTATTATTGGTGACGCGAATGTGTATGGGACAGCTACCTTTTATGATTTCCTTCGCCCCGATAACAAGGGAAAAAAAGTATACATCTGTAACGGGAGTGCCTGTCTTGCTGCCGGTACTCAGGAGCATGTAAAAAACGAAGTACACAAACATTTCGATGCCGCAGAAGTTGGCACCATGTGTTGTCTCGGCAGGTGCCATGAAAATTCTGCTTTTCATTATGATGGCAAGAATTATTCGGGTTACGCCATTTCAAAGTTGGCGGAAATCAAAAACAGCAAAAAAGCGTTGGGTGATAAATACCATGTAGAAGCTGTAGGTAAGGCTGTACTTACCGGCCCTCTTCCGGGTGTAAATGAATATTATCAGCTATTGGGAAAAATTCTATCTGCTCCTTCGGGAAATTTACTGAATGAAATTAAAGAATCCGGTTTGCGTGGTCGTGGCGGTGCCGGTTTTCCTATTGGCATGAAACTGGAATCTTGCCGGAATACTCCTGGTGAAACAAAGTTCATCGTCTGCAATGCGGATGAAGGTGATCCTGGAGCTTACTCGGATCGCTATATTCTCGAAGTTCAACCTCATCGTTTGTTATTGGGAATGATGATTGCCGGTTTTGTTACTGGTGCGGAATATGGTGTTGTATACATTCGTGCTGAATATCCCGAATCGATAAAAATTTGTCAGTCAGCAATTGATGAGATTCGTGCAGCAGGTTATTTAGGTAAAAATATTCTTGGTTCCACTTTCAATTTTGATTTCAAAATCATTGCCGCTCAGGGAGCTTATATCTGCGGTGAAGAAACCGCTTTACTTTCTTCTATCGAAGGACAACGCCCGGAAGTGCGTGTCCGTCCGCCTTACCCTACACAGCAGGGATTGTTCAACAAACCTACTGTAGTGAATAATGTTGAAACACTTGCTGTGCTTCCTTTTATTGCGGAGCATGGCGGAAAAGCTTATGCTGCAACAGGTCGCGGACGGTCAACAGGAACAAAACTGGTTTGTCTCGACAGCAGTTTTACTCGTCCGGGAATTTATGAAGTTGAAATGGGTACTCCTTTGAATTTTGTAATTGATAATTTGGGTAAGGGATTCAAACGCAAAGTGAAAGCACTGCATATTGGAGGACCACTGGGAGGACTGGTGCCTGTTTCAAAATTCAAGGATCTCACTGTTGATTTTGAATCCTTCTCTCAGAATGGATTTTTATTGGGACATGCATCGGTAATTGGTATACCGGAAGAATTCCCAATGATTGATTACCTGGAACATTTGTTTGAATTCTGCGCGCACGAAAGCTGTGGAAAGTGCTTCCCTTGCCGCTTGGGTTCAACGAGAGGTTTTGAACTCGTTCGAAAGGCAAGAATTTCTTCTTACAAAATTGATGAAGAATTATTTCAGGATCTCATTGATACAATGGAAACCGCTTCACTGTGTGCACTTGGTGGCGGTTTGCCTTTGCCAATAAAGAATGCATTGGTTTATTTTAAGGAAGAGCTTAGTCCTTATTTTACAAAATAA
- the fdhD gene encoding formate dehydrogenase accessory sulfurtransferase FdhD: MINQTMEFSVANFRGRKITRDSDFSVEDTLTVEESLKITINGAPFTVTMRTPGREDQLVRGLLYTEDIYKDLETNPVLKIRDKSPAGYITWIDVKIPAEKIGAGIANNRSIMSVSSCGICGKTELEKIGEGKTGLQEIGILDPNTVAGMFAKMSAEQVVFRKSGGSHASAAFSMDGELLAMEEDIGRHNAVDKVIGSLILNNKLQDAKCLLVSGRISYEIVSKSFVAGIPFLASVSAPSSMAVEMSEKFGITLMAFCREDKLTAYSHTDRLKKSKEKVQHQ; the protein is encoded by the coding sequence ATGATTAATCAAACTATGGAATTTTCTGTCGCCAATTTTCGTGGCCGTAAGATCACCCGTGATTCCGATTTTTCGGTAGAGGATACTCTTACAGTTGAAGAGTCACTCAAGATCACGATCAATGGTGCTCCTTTTACGGTGACGATGCGAACTCCCGGAAGAGAGGATCAACTGGTGAGAGGTTTATTGTATACAGAAGACATTTATAAGGACTTGGAAACAAATCCTGTTCTTAAAATCAGGGATAAAAGTCCGGCAGGTTATATCACCTGGATAGATGTAAAAATTCCAGCCGAAAAAATCGGAGCAGGTATCGCCAATAACAGAAGCATCATGTCAGTATCCTCCTGTGGTATTTGCGGGAAAACTGAACTTGAAAAAATCGGGGAAGGGAAAACAGGATTACAGGAGATTGGAATCCTTGACCCCAATACTGTTGCAGGAATGTTTGCAAAAATGAGTGCGGAGCAGGTAGTATTTAGAAAATCAGGAGGTTCGCATGCCTCCGCGGCTTTTTCCATGGATGGCGAACTTCTGGCAATGGAAGAGGATATTGGCAGGCACAATGCCGTTGACAAAGTGATAGGGTCCCTGATTTTAAACAATAAGCTGCAGGATGCAAAATGTCTTCTTGTGAGCGGAAGAATTTCTTACGAAATTGTCAGCAAAAGTTTTGTCGCCGGAATTCCATTCCTTGCTTCAGTGTCCGCGCCATCCTCTATGGCAGTGGAGATGTCGGAAAAATTTGGAATTACTCTCATGGCGTTTTGCAGAGAAGATAAGCTTACAGCATACAGTCATACCGATCGATTGAAAAAGAGTAAAGAGAAGGTACAGCATCAATAA
- the fdhF gene encoding formate dehydrogenase subunit alpha → MSKIAYIDHQPFEISEGETILSFIKRHAGKDVVPTLCDAPNLDPYGACRVCSVDVALKVDGPVKAQASCHTPVMEGTYIFPSTPRIEKLRKNIIELVLTDHPLDCLTCEVNNNCELQTVAAKVGIREVRYPAGKTHLDKKKDLSHPYMTSDFSKCINCARCVRACDEVQGQFVLSMAGRGFDSHIIKGMNTTFNESDCVSCGACAQACPTSAISDVFESKSIVPDTKVRTVCTYCGVGCNLDVAVADKTVKSIQAPFDAEVNQGHTCLKGRYAFSFYNHPDRLKEPLIKKDGKFVEVSWDEAYDFIAKKFTEIKTKYGPDYIAGISSARCTNEENYLMQKFMRVVIGTNNIDSCARVCHSPTAIGMQRTFGTGAATNSVVDLNFTDCMMVIGANPTASHPVTGAKMKQTAMKGKTLIVIDPRKTELTKYAQYHLQLRPGTNAAVLNMMLYYIIQEGLEDKQFIESRTEGYAEFRKEILNLNIAELESVSGVDRNLVREAAIAYAKAGNAMSFHGLGVTEHSQGTFTVMLIADLAMITGNIGRRGVGVNPLRGQNNVQGAADMGCQPYQGAGYLDLKDPEVITKYELFYKAPFPKHIGYKIPEMYDASLSDKLKAIWIIGEDLVQTDPNTQHVKKALEKLDLLIVQELFMSETAMMADVVLPGASFLEKSGTFTNGERRIQRVNKAVEPVGNTKADGQIIVDLMNKMGYPEPDYDPAVQLKEIAAIVPFFKGVKWEELGINGKQWPVLEDGSDTEILHTETFKRGKGKFVHNAFKETKEIVDHGKEFPYIITTVRELEHYNSGVMTRRTRNSRILKEDVLLINPEDARKNSIGDGEMVAVESARGEIFIKAKVSNEMKPGVMSTTFHFPEIMMNTITSSISDSEAKCPEYKVVACRIRKKG, encoded by the coding sequence ATGTCAAAAATTGCATATATCGATCATCAGCCTTTTGAAATAAGCGAAGGAGAAACTATTCTGAGTTTTATCAAGAGACATGCCGGAAAAGATGTTGTTCCTACACTTTGTGATGCGCCTAACCTCGACCCTTATGGGGCTTGCAGAGTTTGCAGCGTGGATGTCGCTTTGAAAGTGGATGGCCCTGTGAAGGCGCAGGCTTCCTGTCACACACCTGTCATGGAGGGAACTTATATTTTCCCATCGACACCTCGAATTGAAAAACTTCGCAAAAATATTATTGAGCTGGTCTTGACGGATCATCCACTGGACTGTCTAACCTGTGAGGTGAATAACAATTGTGAATTGCAAACCGTAGCAGCCAAAGTGGGCATTCGTGAAGTGCGTTATCCTGCAGGAAAAACTCACCTTGATAAAAAGAAGGATCTCTCACATCCTTACATGACCTCCGATTTTTCCAAATGTATCAATTGCGCACGTTGTGTTCGTGCTTGTGATGAAGTACAAGGTCAATTTGTTTTGAGTATGGCAGGCCGCGGGTTTGACAGTCATATTATAAAAGGCATGAACACCACTTTCAATGAATCGGATTGTGTGAGTTGTGGTGCATGCGCTCAGGCTTGTCCGACTTCAGCTATTTCAGATGTGTTTGAATCGAAATCAATTGTTCCGGATACTAAAGTGCGAACCGTTTGTACTTATTGTGGTGTAGGATGTAATTTGGATGTTGCTGTTGCGGATAAAACTGTGAAATCCATTCAGGCGCCCTTCGATGCGGAAGTGAACCAGGGACATACTTGTCTGAAAGGCCGATACGCTTTTTCATTTTATAATCATCCGGATCGATTGAAGGAACCTTTGATAAAAAAAGATGGCAAATTTGTTGAAGTAAGCTGGGATGAAGCCTATGATTTTATCGCGAAAAAGTTCACTGAAATCAAAACAAAGTATGGCCCTGATTATATCGCCGGTATTTCTTCCGCGCGATGTACGAATGAAGAAAATTATCTCATGCAGAAATTTATGCGTGTCGTAATCGGAACTAATAATATCGACAGTTGTGCACGTGTATGTCATTCACCCACAGCCATCGGGATGCAACGCACATTTGGAACGGGTGCCGCTACAAATTCTGTCGTGGATTTGAACTTTACTGATTGCATGATGGTTATCGGAGCGAATCCTACAGCTTCCCATCCTGTAACGGGAGCGAAAATGAAACAAACTGCAATGAAGGGAAAGACCCTCATTGTTATTGATCCGAGAAAAACGGAACTGACAAAATATGCCCAGTACCATTTGCAACTGCGTCCGGGAACAAATGCTGCTGTGCTGAACATGATGTTGTATTACATCATTCAGGAAGGGTTAGAAGACAAGCAGTTTATTGAAAGCCGTACAGAAGGATATGCGGAGTTCAGGAAAGAAATCCTGAATCTGAATATCGCTGAACTCGAAAGTGTAAGTGGTGTTGACCGTAATCTGGTACGTGAGGCAGCGATTGCATATGCAAAAGCAGGTAACGCGATGTCATTTCATGGATTAGGTGTAACCGAACATTCTCAGGGAACATTTACAGTAATGCTCATTGCTGATCTTGCGATGATCACAGGCAATATCGGAAGAAGAGGAGTAGGGGTGAATCCATTGCGTGGGCAAAATAATGTACAAGGCGCGGCGGATATGGGTTGTCAACCCTATCAAGGAGCCGGTTATCTTGATCTGAAAGATCCTGAAGTGATCACAAAGTATGAATTGTTCTACAAGGCTCCTTTTCCGAAGCACATCGGATATAAAATTCCGGAGATGTACGACGCTTCATTGTCGGATAAACTGAAAGCTATCTGGATCATCGGTGAGGATCTGGTACAAACTGATCCGAATACACAGCATGTGAAGAAAGCTCTGGAAAAACTGGATCTGTTGATTGTACAGGAATTATTTATGAGTGAAACAGCTATGATGGCTGATGTAGTTCTTCCCGGAGCTTCATTCCTTGAAAAGAGCGGAACGTTTACTAATGGTGAAAGAAGGATTCAACGCGTGAATAAAGCTGTTGAGCCGGTTGGTAACACGAAAGCTGACGGGCAAATTATTGTTGACCTCATGAATAAAATGGGATATCCGGAACCTGATTATGATCCTGCTGTTCAGTTGAAAGAAATAGCGGCAATTGTTCCTTTCTTTAAAGGAGTGAAATGGGAAGAATTGGGTATTAATGGTAAACAATGGCCCGTACTGGAGGATGGATCTGATACGGAAATTCTTCATACAGAAACTTTCAAGAGAGGGAAAGGAAAGTTTGTGCACAATGCATTTAAAGAGACAAAGGAAATTGTTGATCACGGAAAAGAATTTCCATACATCATTACTACTGTACGTGAGTTGGAACATTACAACAGTGGTGTGATGACCAGGCGCACGAGGAATAGTCGAATTCTAAAGGAGGATGTTTTACTTATCAATCCTGAAGATGCCCGGAAAAATTCTATTGGTGATGGAGAAATGGTTGCAGTAGAATCTGCACGCGGAGAAATTTTTATCAAAGCAAAAGTTTCTAATGAAATGAAACCGGGTGTGATGAGTACAACTTTCCATTTTCCCGAAATTATGATGAATACGATTACCTCCAGCATAAGTGATTCAGAAGCGAAATGTCCCGAGTATAAAGTTGTGGCTTGCAGAATCCGGAAGAAAGGGTGA
- a CDS encoding citrate synthase yields MGNIAEIKLENKTYELPVIVGSEGEKAIDISTLRDQTGYITLDTGFKNTGSTQSSITFLDGENGILRYRGYPIEQLAESSTFIEVSYLLIYGELPSKEQLASFISGVTTHTLIHEDMKKFYEGFPSKAHPMGVLASMIAAMSTFYPDVYKTEGDVDLTIQRLMAKCATVAAWSYKKSIGHPVMYPQNRLSYCANFLHMMFAQPTDDYHVNPKVADALDKLLILHADHEQNCSTSTVRVAGSSQANLYASISSGVSALWGPLHGGANQAVIEMLQTIRKEGGNIGEWVAKAKDKTSGFRLMGFGHRVYKNFDPRAKIIKKACDDVLAELGIKDPLLDIAKQLEEIALTDNYFIEKKLYPNVDFYSGILYRAIGIPTDMFTVMFAIGRMPGWIAQWKEMREGKEPIARPRQIYTGPVARNYVQVANRK; encoded by the coding sequence ATGGGAAATATTGCAGAAATTAAACTTGAAAACAAAACATATGAGCTGCCTGTTATAGTCGGTTCTGAAGGTGAAAAGGCAATCGACATTTCAACACTTCGTGATCAAACCGGGTACATAACTCTTGATACCGGATTTAAAAACACAGGCTCCACTCAAAGTTCCATTACTTTTCTTGACGGAGAAAACGGAATCCTCCGTTACCGTGGATATCCTATTGAACAATTGGCAGAAAGCTCCACCTTTATTGAAGTATCCTACCTTCTGATCTATGGAGAATTGCCCTCCAAAGAACAGCTTGCTTCTTTCATATCCGGGGTAACTACTCATACACTCATCCATGAGGATATGAAGAAATTCTACGAAGGTTTTCCTTCTAAAGCTCATCCGATGGGTGTACTGGCCAGCATGATAGCTGCAATGTCAACCTTCTACCCGGATGTTTATAAAACAGAAGGTGATGTGGATCTTACCATTCAGCGGCTCATGGCCAAATGCGCTACAGTTGCAGCCTGGTCGTATAAAAAGTCAATTGGACACCCTGTCATGTATCCTCAGAACAGGCTTTCCTATTGCGCGAACTTCCTTCACATGATGTTTGCACAACCAACAGACGACTACCATGTAAATCCTAAAGTTGCAGATGCATTGGATAAGTTGCTAATTCTCCATGCAGATCACGAACAAAATTGTTCAACCTCCACTGTTCGTGTTGCCGGATCATCACAGGCTAACTTGTATGCTTCCATTTCTTCAGGTGTATCGGCACTCTGGGGACCCCTGCACGGTGGAGCAAATCAGGCTGTGATAGAAATGTTACAAACGATTCGTAAAGAAGGCGGTAATATCGGTGAATGGGTGGCGAAAGCGAAAGACAAAACCAGCGGCTTCCGTCTGATGGGATTTGGTCATCGTGTCTACAAAAACTTCGATCCACGTGCAAAAATTATTAAAAAAGCATGTGACGATGTATTGGCTGAACTCGGCATAAAAGATCCCCTTTTGGATATCGCCAAACAACTGGAAGAAATCGCTCTCACTGATAATTATTTTATCGAAAAGAAATTATATCCGAATGTCGATTTCTACTCCGGTATTCTTTATCGTGCAATTGGCATTCCTACAGATATGTTTACCGTCATGTTCGCCATCGGCCGAATGCCGGGATGGATCGCTCAGTGGAAAGAAATGCGCGAAGGCAAAGAACCTATCGCTCGTCCAAGACAAATTTACACAGGACCTGTAGCACGAAATTATGTGCAGGTTGCAAACAGAAAATAA
- a CDS encoding bifunctional molybdenum cofactor biosynthesis protein MoaC/MoaB, whose product MVDITHKSSTLRYARAQAIVKMGSPATMESIKNKSVPKGDVFEMAKAAALFAIKRTSDVIPDCHPLPIEFAAVHYFPEEMELKIEVEVKTIYKTGVEVEAMHGASIAALTAYDMLKPIDKHIEITGIKLIEKKGGKTDFKEEYRSSLSAAVIVCSDSISAGQKEDRAGKAIINKLEFLKVKVGDYTVIPDEQDKIRETVQKLAAAKYNMVILTGGTGLSKRDVTPEALKPLLERDIPGIAEAMRSYGQERTPYSMLSRSLAGLIGETLVLALPGSTKGAEESMDALFPHILHIFRVMEALRHD is encoded by the coding sequence ATGGTTGATATCACACATAAAAGTTCAACACTTCGTTACGCAAGGGCACAAGCGATTGTAAAAATGGGTAGTCCCGCCACGATGGAGTCAATCAAAAACAAATCCGTACCGAAAGGTGATGTTTTTGAGATGGCAAAGGCTGCTGCGCTCTTTGCGATTAAACGAACCAGCGATGTGATTCCGGATTGTCATCCTTTGCCTATTGAATTTGCCGCTGTACATTATTTCCCGGAAGAAATGGAATTGAAAATAGAAGTGGAGGTAAAAACCATATATAAAACAGGAGTTGAGGTTGAGGCCATGCATGGAGCATCCATTGCTGCGCTCACGGCCTACGATATGTTAAAACCAATTGATAAACACATTGAAATCACCGGAATCAAACTCATCGAAAAGAAAGGCGGGAAAACAGATTTTAAGGAAGAATATAGGAGCAGTTTGTCTGCTGCTGTGATTGTTTGCAGTGATTCCATTTCCGCAGGACAAAAAGAGGACCGTGCAGGGAAAGCCATCATCAACAAGCTGGAATTTTTGAAAGTGAAGGTTGGTGATTATACTGTTATCCCTGATGAGCAGGACAAAATTCGTGAGACGGTTCAAAAACTTGCTGCTGCGAAATACAACATGGTTATTTTGACGGGAGGAACAGGTTTGTCAAAACGGGATGTGACACCTGAAGCACTGAAACCTCTGTTGGAACGTGATATACCGGGTATTGCGGAAGCTATGCGTAGTTACGGTCAGGAGAGAACCCCTTATTCGATGCTATCCAGGAGTCTGGCCGGACTAATCGGAGAAACTCTTGTATTGGCCTTACCCGGATCAACAAAAGGTGCTGAAGAGAGTATGGATGCACTCTTTCCGCACATTCTCCATATCTTTAGGGTGATGGAAGCATTACGCCATGATTAA
- the moaA gene encoding GTP 3',8-cyclase MoaA, giving the protein MLTDRHNRIHDYLRISLTDVCNLRCTYCMPDHPVFSAKEKLMNAKEIISIAETFVKLGVRKIRLTGGEPLVRGDFKEIILELAGLRQHGLEDITMTTNGIFVHEYIDEFKAAGIRSLNVSLDTMMPDRFAKITKREHFHRVMSNIHLLMDSNFHVKVNMVVMNGVNDDEVFDFINWTRDYPVHVRFIEFMPFRDNHWQNQKLLTSKELLSRAESNFEVVPLENKKHDTSKKFKVLGYEGTFAFISTMSEPFCGDCNRLRLTADGKMKNCLFSKGEMDLLTALRKGDSILDLIHSSLSAKEKQWGGQELFGQTENRTMVSIGG; this is encoded by the coding sequence ATGCTTACCGATCGTCACAACAGAATCCACGACTACCTGAGGATATCCCTCACGGATGTCTGTAACCTGAGGTGTACGTATTGCATGCCGGATCATCCGGTTTTTTCTGCAAAGGAAAAGCTGATGAACGCGAAGGAGATAATTTCTATTGCAGAGACATTTGTAAAGCTGGGTGTAAGAAAAATCAGGCTCACGGGAGGAGAACCGCTTGTTCGTGGGGATTTCAAAGAGATCATTCTTGAGCTTGCCGGATTGCGTCAGCATGGTTTAGAAGATATTACCATGACAACAAATGGTATTTTCGTTCATGAATATATTGATGAGTTTAAGGCGGCCGGCATCAGATCTTTGAATGTGAGTCTGGACACGATGATGCCTGATCGTTTTGCAAAGATTACAAAGCGCGAACACTTTCACCGGGTTATGTCCAATATCCATTTGTTAATGGACAGTAATTTTCATGTGAAAGTGAACATGGTGGTGATGAATGGTGTGAATGATGATGAAGTATTTGATTTTATCAACTGGACCAGAGATTATCCTGTTCACGTGAGGTTCATTGAGTTTATGCCATTTCGGGACAATCACTGGCAAAATCAAAAGTTACTTACTTCGAAAGAACTATTAAGTCGGGCGGAAAGTAATTTTGAAGTTGTTCCACTGGAAAATAAGAAGCACGATACATCAAAGAAATTTAAAGTACTTGGTTACGAAGGAACTTTCGCGTTCATCAGTACCATGAGTGAGCCGTTTTGTGGGGATTGCAATCGTTTGCGCTTGACAGCCGATGGGAAAATGAAGAACTGTCTGTTTTCAAAAGGGGAAATGGATCTTTTGACAGCCTTGAGAAAAGGCGATTCCATTTTGGATCTGATTCATTCTTCTCTCTCTGCGAAAGAGAAGCAATGGGGAGGGCAGGAGTTATTCGGCCAGACAGAAAACCGAACAATGGTTTCTATAGGGGGATAA